One segment of Agrococcus sp. ProA11 DNA contains the following:
- a CDS encoding helix-turn-helix domain-containing protein → MLKIACIVDDDVTVFELAVAAEVFGIDRTDRGVPRNDFRVVTPTPGPVRISGGLSLPVMVDEDLEFADRADVIIITPYAECSADLACSLPVARVIQRAVERGARVLTMCTGAFVAARAGVLSGRRVTTHWAHTDALAAEFPQLTVERDALWVDDGPITTSAGTAAAIDAALHIVRELQGAQVAATIARSMVVPPLRDGGQSQFAIGPIAAQRAETLAPLIEWMVEHLEQEHSVSALARRANLSERTFARRFREELGTTPAAWLTSQRVQRAQQLLEVTDLGLDAIAERAGFSTAALLRHHFSRQLGVAPSSYRRRFARPEPVTA, encoded by the coding sequence ATGCTGAAGATCGCCTGCATCGTCGACGACGACGTGACCGTGTTCGAGCTCGCCGTGGCGGCCGAGGTGTTCGGCATCGATCGCACCGACCGCGGCGTGCCGCGCAACGACTTCCGCGTCGTGACGCCGACGCCGGGCCCCGTGCGCATCTCCGGCGGGCTCTCACTCCCCGTCATGGTCGACGAGGATCTCGAGTTCGCCGATCGCGCCGACGTCATCATCATCACGCCCTACGCCGAATGCAGCGCCGACCTGGCCTGCAGCCTGCCGGTCGCGCGCGTCATTCAGCGTGCGGTGGAGCGCGGCGCACGAGTCCTGACGATGTGCACGGGCGCCTTCGTCGCGGCACGCGCGGGCGTGCTCTCCGGGCGCCGCGTCACGACGCACTGGGCGCACACCGATGCGCTCGCAGCCGAGTTCCCGCAGCTGACCGTCGAGCGCGACGCGCTGTGGGTGGATGACGGGCCGATCACCACGAGTGCGGGCACCGCGGCCGCGATCGACGCAGCGCTCCACATTGTGCGTGAGTTGCAGGGAGCGCAGGTCGCCGCGACGATCGCGCGGTCGATGGTGGTACCGCCGCTGCGCGATGGCGGCCAGTCGCAGTTCGCCATCGGCCCGATCGCAGCCCAGCGCGCCGAGACGCTCGCGCCGCTCATCGAGTGGATGGTCGAGCACCTCGAGCAGGAGCACTCGGTCTCGGCGCTGGCGCGTCGGGCGAACCTGTCCGAGCGCACGTTCGCGCGACGATTCCGCGAAGAGCTGGGGACGACACCGGCAGCATGGCTGACGTCGCAGCGGGTGCAGCGAGCGCAGCAGCTGCTCGAGGTCACGGATCTCGGGCTCGATGCCATCGCGGAGCGGGCCGGCTTCAGCACCGCCGCACTGCTGCGACACCACTTCTCGCGGCAGCTCGGCGTCGCGCCCTCCTCGTACCGACGCCGCTTCGCCCGCCCCGAGCCGGTCACGGCGTAG
- a CDS encoding YbaK/EbsC family protein has protein sequence MTLPQRAESIQQQLRALGIDREVIHFPEGVHTAKAAAAALGIEVGAIANSLIFWMADAPLLVMTSGRHRVDTAALAEQLGEGPIERAAPAQVRAATGQVIGGVAPLGHPAPIRTLVDVALRDYPLLSAAAGTADTVFMLRYDELLRITGGEERVVGD, from the coding sequence ATGACGCTTCCGCAGAGGGCAGAGTCCATCCAGCAGCAGCTGCGCGCGCTGGGCATCGACCGCGAGGTGATCCACTTCCCCGAGGGCGTGCACACCGCGAAGGCCGCCGCGGCGGCGCTCGGCATCGAGGTCGGCGCGATCGCGAACTCGCTCATCTTCTGGATGGCGGATGCGCCGCTGCTGGTGATGACCTCGGGTCGCCACCGCGTCGACACCGCGGCGCTCGCCGAGCAGCTGGGGGAGGGCCCGATCGAGCGCGCCGCACCGGCGCAGGTGCGCGCCGCCACCGGTCAGGTGATCGGCGGCGTCGCGCCGCTCGGCCATCCCGCGCCGATCCGCACGCTCGTCGACGTCGCGCTGCGCGACTACCCGCTGCTGTCGGCGGCGGCAGGCACCGCCGACACCGTCTTCATGCTCAGGTACGACGAGCTGCTGCGCATCACCGGCGGCGAGGAGCGCGTCGTCGGCGACTGA
- the treZ gene encoding malto-oligosyltrehalose trehalohydrolase yields MSELHEYRVWAPNAERMRVVAGDRTEAMTRGEAGWWHALAPAGDYGFQIDDDDAVRPDPRSTHQPGGVHERSRTWDASAHDWADGAWTGRPIAGGVLYELHIGTFTQEGTLDAAAERLGHLLEIGVTHVELLPVNAFNGTHNWGYDGVAWYAVHEGYGGPAAYQRFVDAAHAAGLAVVQDVVYNHLGPSGNYLPLFGPYLSSEGRSTWGEHMNLAEPAVRRHILDNVRFWFESMHVDALRLDAVHALLDESEPHILEEMAIETAALAAHLGRPLELIAESDLNDPKLITPREAGGYGLDGQWSDDFHHGVHVALTRETEGYYADFEPLAALAKSLERGFFHDGTFSSFRGRDHGHPIDTQRSLSWRLVVSAQNHDQIGNRARGDRTSEVLDESQLLCAALLLYGGPFTPMLFMGEEWGASTPFQFFTSHPEPELGKATAEGRLAEFEAMGWDESVVPDPQDPATFQDSKLDWSEQRREGHARVLDGYRQLAGLRRELDALTDPHYARNRVEADEQTRVLRLIRGATPSVEERAGVAGTPVSSVEIVINFGDEPQTISVTSDRIRFQTHPSVAVDDGVLSLPPGSGALLA; encoded by the coding sequence ATGAGCGAGCTGCACGAATACCGGGTCTGGGCGCCGAACGCTGAGCGGATGCGCGTGGTCGCGGGCGACCGCACGGAAGCGATGACGCGCGGCGAGGCCGGGTGGTGGCACGCGCTCGCGCCGGCCGGCGACTACGGCTTCCAGATCGACGATGACGATGCCGTGCGTCCCGATCCGCGCTCCACGCACCAGCCCGGTGGGGTGCATGAGCGCTCGCGCACCTGGGATGCATCGGCGCATGACTGGGCCGACGGCGCCTGGACCGGTCGCCCGATCGCCGGAGGCGTGCTCTACGAGCTGCACATCGGCACCTTCACGCAGGAGGGCACGCTCGACGCCGCCGCCGAACGGCTCGGGCACCTGCTCGAGATCGGCGTGACGCACGTCGAGCTGCTGCCGGTGAACGCCTTCAACGGCACGCACAACTGGGGCTACGACGGCGTCGCCTGGTACGCGGTGCACGAGGGCTACGGCGGGCCGGCCGCCTACCAGCGCTTCGTCGACGCCGCGCACGCCGCCGGGCTCGCGGTCGTGCAGGACGTCGTCTACAACCACCTCGGGCCCTCCGGCAACTACCTGCCGCTGTTCGGTCCCTACCTCTCGAGCGAGGGACGCTCCACCTGGGGCGAGCACATGAACCTCGCCGAGCCGGCGGTGCGCCGCCACATCCTCGACAACGTGCGCTTCTGGTTCGAGTCGATGCACGTGGATGCGCTGCGCCTCGATGCCGTGCACGCGCTGCTCGACGAGAGCGAGCCGCACATCCTCGAGGAGATGGCGATCGAGACCGCCGCGCTCGCGGCGCATCTGGGGCGTCCGCTCGAGCTGATCGCCGAGAGCGACCTGAACGACCCGAAGCTCATCACGCCGCGTGAAGCGGGCGGCTACGGGCTGGATGGCCAGTGGTCCGACGACTTCCACCACGGCGTGCACGTGGCGCTCACGCGCGAGACCGAGGGGTACTACGCCGACTTCGAGCCACTGGCGGCGCTCGCCAAGTCGCTCGAGCGCGGCTTCTTCCACGACGGCACCTTCTCGTCCTTCCGCGGACGCGACCACGGGCATCCGATCGATACCCAGCGGTCGCTGTCCTGGCGCCTCGTGGTGAGCGCGCAGAACCACGACCAGATCGGCAACCGCGCGCGCGGCGACCGCACCTCGGAGGTGCTCGACGAGTCGCAGCTGCTCTGCGCCGCGCTGCTGCTCTACGGCGGTCCGTTCACGCCCATGCTGTTCATGGGGGAGGAGTGGGGCGCGTCGACGCCGTTCCAGTTCTTCACCTCGCACCCGGAGCCCGAGCTGGGCAAGGCGACCGCCGAGGGGCGACTGGCGGAATTCGAAGCGATGGGCTGGGATGAGTCGGTCGTGCCGGACCCGCAGGACCCGGCGACGTTCCAGGACTCGAAGCTCGACTGGAGCGAGCAGCGTCGCGAGGGCCACGCTCGCGTGCTCGACGGCTACCGGCAGCTCGCGGGTCTCCGCCGCGAGCTCGATGCGCTCACCGACCCGCACTACGCGCGCAACCGCGTCGAGGCCGACGAGCAGACCCGAGTGCTGCGCCTCATCCGGGGCGCTACTCCGTCGGTCGAGGAGCGCGCCGGCGTCGCCGGCACGCCAGTTTCGTCGGTCGAGATCGTCATCAACTTCGGCGACGAGCCCCAGACCATCTCGGTGACGAGCGACCGCATCCGCTTCCAGACGCATCCGTCGGTCGCGGTCGACGACGGCGTGCTCTCGCTCCCGCCCGGCAGCGGCGCGCTGCTCGCCTGA
- the treY gene encoding malto-oligosyltrehalose synthase has translation MRTPLSTYRLQINEAFTLFDAAARLEALVDLGVDWVYLSPILQAEPGSDHGYDVVSHARVDASRGGKEGLDALAAEARRLGMGVLVDIVPNHVGVATPEHNDWWWQVLRDGAESALADAFDIDWEAGGGKLLLPIVGDDDWSEDGTVAHLELEPGGEALRYWDTRLPVAPGTGEGTAQEVLERQHYRLGHWKQGDDQLNYRRFFAVSTLAGVRVELPEVFDATHGEIERWFDEGLVHGLRVDHPDGLRDPAGYLEDLDRITGGAFVLVEKILEPGEELPRWATAGTTGYDTLAAIDRVLTDASAAERLDALDARLRGGETVDWAELTHRTKRRIADGILRAEVLRLEREVRAADAWGDEGAPAETADAIAELLACFPVYRSYLPDGLEHLGTAAERAKQYRPELADTIDALMPVLGNARQPAALRFQQTSGMVMAKGVEDTAFYRYSRLTSLNEVGGDPEVFAIDVADFHAAMGRRQAEWPHAMNTLSTHDTKRGEDVRARITTIAEVPAAWEELLDKLLVFAPRQGRAFVNLLLQAVIGAWPASEDRLVAYMEKAAREADAITHWTDPDTTFEANLTELVQHVIAEPAAHDVEAFLAETEAGFRANVLAAKLLNLTIPGFPDIYQGAEALEQSLVDPDNRRPVDWKRMDALRAEARDPLSPEWDLELAKTRLVREALHLRRAHPERFSDYSPLLSHGEAAEHVIAFDRGGAVAVATRLPIGLAARGGWGDTSIQLPDATGGAGRWRELLTGREFEGGAVQLTELLSTLPVALLTRTDT, from the coding sequence GTGCGCACGCCGCTCAGCACCTACCGTCTGCAGATCAACGAGGCCTTCACGCTCTTCGACGCCGCCGCGCGGCTCGAGGCGCTCGTCGACCTCGGCGTCGACTGGGTCTACCTGTCGCCGATCCTGCAGGCGGAGCCCGGCAGCGACCACGGCTACGACGTGGTCTCGCATGCGCGAGTCGATGCCTCGCGCGGCGGCAAGGAGGGCCTGGATGCGCTCGCCGCCGAGGCGCGCCGGCTCGGCATGGGCGTGCTGGTCGACATCGTGCCCAACCACGTGGGCGTCGCCACCCCCGAGCACAACGACTGGTGGTGGCAGGTGCTGCGGGACGGCGCCGAGAGCGCCCTGGCGGATGCGTTCGACATCGACTGGGAGGCCGGTGGCGGCAAGCTGCTGCTGCCGATCGTCGGCGACGACGACTGGTCGGAGGACGGCACGGTCGCCCACCTCGAGCTGGAGCCCGGCGGCGAGGCGCTGCGCTACTGGGACACGCGGCTGCCCGTCGCGCCCGGCACCGGCGAGGGCACCGCGCAGGAGGTGCTGGAGCGCCAGCACTACCGGCTGGGCCACTGGAAGCAGGGCGACGACCAGCTCAACTACCGCCGCTTCTTCGCCGTCAGCACGCTCGCGGGCGTACGAGTGGAGCTGCCCGAGGTGTTCGACGCCACGCACGGCGAGATCGAGCGCTGGTTCGACGAGGGTCTCGTGCACGGGCTGCGCGTCGATCACCCGGACGGGCTGCGCGACCCGGCCGGCTACCTCGAGGACCTCGATCGCATCACGGGCGGTGCCTTCGTCCTGGTCGAGAAGATCCTGGAGCCCGGCGAGGAGCTGCCGCGCTGGGCGACCGCCGGCACCACCGGCTATGACACGCTCGCGGCCATCGACCGCGTGCTCACCGACGCATCCGCGGCCGAGCGGCTCGATGCGCTCGACGCGCGCCTGCGCGGCGGCGAGACGGTCGACTGGGCCGAGCTCACGCACCGCACCAAGCGCCGCATCGCCGACGGCATCCTGCGCGCCGAGGTGCTGCGCCTCGAGCGCGAGGTACGGGCGGCGGATGCGTGGGGCGACGAGGGCGCGCCGGCCGAGACCGCAGACGCGATCGCCGAGCTGCTCGCGTGCTTCCCCGTTTACCGCTCGTACCTGCCCGACGGGCTCGAGCACCTGGGCACGGCCGCCGAGCGCGCCAAGCAGTATCGGCCGGAGCTCGCCGACACGATCGACGCGCTGATGCCGGTGCTCGGCAATGCTCGCCAGCCTGCGGCCCTGCGCTTCCAGCAGACCAGCGGCATGGTGATGGCCAAGGGCGTCGAGGACACGGCCTTCTACCGCTACTCGCGGCTCACGAGCCTCAACGAGGTCGGCGGCGACCCCGAGGTCTTCGCCATCGACGTGGCTGACTTCCACGCGGCGATGGGCCGACGGCAGGCCGAGTGGCCGCACGCGATGAATACGCTCTCGACGCACGACACCAAGCGGGGCGAGGATGTGCGCGCACGCATCACCACCATCGCCGAGGTGCCCGCTGCCTGGGAGGAGCTGCTCGACAAGCTGCTCGTGTTCGCCCCGCGTCAGGGCCGCGCCTTCGTCAACCTGCTGCTGCAGGCCGTGATCGGCGCCTGGCCGGCAAGCGAGGATCGCCTGGTCGCCTACATGGAGAAGGCGGCGCGCGAAGCGGACGCCATCACGCACTGGACCGATCCCGACACCACGTTCGAGGCGAACCTTACCGAGCTCGTGCAGCACGTCATCGCCGAGCCGGCCGCGCACGACGTCGAGGCGTTCCTCGCCGAGACGGAGGCAGGATTCCGCGCGAACGTGCTCGCCGCCAAGCTGCTGAACCTCACGATCCCCGGCTTCCCCGACATCTATCAGGGCGCGGAGGCGCTCGAGCAGTCGCTCGTCGACCCCGACAACCGTCGGCCGGTCGACTGGAAGCGGATGGATGCGCTGCGCGCCGAGGCGCGCGACCCACTGTCGCCCGAGTGGGATCTCGAGCTGGCGAAGACCCGACTCGTGCGGGAGGCGCTGCATCTGCGCCGTGCACATCCGGAGCGCTTCAGCGACTACTCGCCGCTGCTCAGTCACGGTGAGGCAGCCGAGCACGTGATCGCGTTCGACCGCGGTGGAGCGGTGGCCGTGGCGACGCGGCTGCCGATCGGACTGGCGGCGCGTGGCGGATGGGGCGACACGAGCATCCAGTTGCCCGATGCCACAGGCGGCGCAGGCCGCTGGCGGGAGCTGCTCACCGGTCGCGAGTTCGAGGGCGGCGCGGTGCAGCTGACCGAACTGCTGAGCACCCTCCCCGTCGCACTGCTGACTCGCACCGACACGTGA
- the glgX gene encoding glycogen debranching protein GlgX has protein sequence MQVWPGEAYPLGATFDGSGTNFALFTESAERVELCLFDDDDVETKVELTEVDGFVWHAYLPSVQPGQRYGYRVHGPYEPEQGLRHNPAKLLLDPYAKATIGSIDWGQPLHSYNFGDPLSLNEEDSAPHMVKGVVINPFFDWTGDRYPRTPYNETIIYEAHVKGLTETHPDVPEELRGTYAGLAHPSVIAHLQKIGVTAIELMPVHQFVHDATLMEKGLRNYWGYNTLAFFAPHAEYAGTGQLGQQVQEFKGMVKALHAAGIEVILDVVYNHTAEGNHMGPTLSWRGIDNRAYYRVVEDDEQYYMDYTGTGNSLNVAHPHSLQLIMDSLRYWVTEMHVDGFRFDLAATLAREFYDVDKLSTFFEMVQQDPVISQVKLIAEPWDIGPGGYQVGNFPPQWTEWNGEYRDQVRDFWRGEPTALGEFASRLAGSADLYEHSGRRPVASINFVTAHDGFTLRDLVSYNEKHNDANGEDGNDGESHNRSYNYGVEGPTDDPEIQAVRSRQQRNFLATLLLSQGVPMLLHGDELGRTQEGNNNTYAQDSELSWIDWSNIDQPLIEFTAAIAKLRHDHPTFRRKRFFTGTTVRTGDGERLNDIVWLLPDATPMESEHWQEAESDKTLGMYLNGEGIAGLGDRGERVIDNHFLIYCNASEEEREITIPPAEYSEAWDVLIDTGAGVTSDGPVRAGEVGRLAPRSIAVLREHLPAVDQDHSVAASVAAASGSSAPGPVTTPEPLPPEGRPLHASAPVADDDQPVEPGVDGVVPTKSDSDH, from the coding sequence CTGCAGGTATGGCCCGGTGAGGCCTACCCCCTCGGCGCCACGTTCGACGGCTCTGGCACGAACTTCGCCCTCTTCACGGAATCGGCGGAGCGCGTCGAGCTCTGCCTCTTCGACGATGACGATGTCGAGACCAAGGTCGAGCTGACCGAGGTCGACGGCTTCGTCTGGCACGCCTACCTCCCGTCCGTGCAGCCGGGCCAGCGCTACGGCTACCGCGTGCACGGCCCCTACGAGCCCGAGCAGGGCCTGCGCCACAACCCCGCGAAGCTGCTGCTCGACCCGTACGCGAAGGCGACCATCGGCTCGATCGACTGGGGCCAGCCGCTCCACAGCTACAACTTCGGCGACCCCCTCAGCCTCAACGAGGAGGATTCGGCGCCCCACATGGTCAAGGGCGTCGTCATCAACCCGTTCTTCGACTGGACCGGCGACCGCTACCCGCGCACGCCCTACAACGAGACGATCATCTACGAGGCGCACGTCAAGGGCCTGACCGAGACGCACCCGGATGTTCCGGAGGAGCTGCGCGGCACGTATGCCGGTCTCGCGCACCCGTCGGTCATCGCGCACCTGCAGAAGATCGGCGTCACGGCGATCGAGCTGATGCCGGTGCACCAGTTCGTGCACGACGCGACGCTGATGGAGAAGGGCCTGCGCAACTACTGGGGCTACAACACCCTCGCCTTCTTCGCGCCGCACGCGGAGTACGCCGGCACCGGCCAGCTCGGGCAGCAGGTGCAGGAGTTCAAAGGCATGGTCAAGGCCCTGCACGCCGCCGGCATCGAGGTCATCCTCGACGTGGTCTACAACCACACCGCCGAGGGCAACCACATGGGCCCGACGCTCAGCTGGCGCGGCATCGACAACCGCGCGTACTACCGCGTCGTCGAGGACGACGAGCAGTACTACATGGACTACACGGGCACGGGCAACAGCCTGAACGTCGCCCACCCGCACTCGCTGCAGCTCATCATGGACTCGCTGCGCTACTGGGTCACCGAGATGCACGTCGACGGCTTCCGCTTCGACCTCGCGGCCACGCTCGCGCGCGAGTTCTACGACGTCGACAAGCTCTCGACCTTCTTCGAGATGGTGCAGCAGGATCCGGTGATCAGCCAGGTGAAGCTGATCGCCGAGCCGTGGGACATCGGCCCCGGCGGCTACCAGGTCGGCAACTTCCCGCCGCAGTGGACCGAGTGGAACGGCGAGTACCGCGACCAGGTGCGTGACTTCTGGCGCGGCGAGCCGACGGCGCTGGGCGAGTTCGCCAGCCGCCTGGCCGGCTCCGCCGATCTGTACGAGCACTCCGGTCGCCGGCCCGTCGCATCCATCAACTTCGTCACCGCGCACGACGGGTTCACGCTTCGCGACCTGGTGAGCTACAACGAGAAGCACAACGACGCCAACGGCGAGGACGGCAACGACGGAGAGAGCCACAACCGCTCCTACAACTACGGCGTCGAGGGCCCCACCGACGACCCGGAGATCCAGGCGGTGCGATCGCGACAGCAGCGCAACTTCCTGGCGACGCTGCTGCTGAGCCAGGGCGTGCCGATGCTGCTGCACGGCGACGAGCTCGGTCGCACCCAGGAGGGCAACAACAACACCTACGCGCAGGACTCCGAGCTCAGCTGGATCGACTGGTCGAACATCGACCAGCCGCTCATCGAGTTCACGGCAGCGATCGCGAAGCTGCGCCATGACCACCCGACCTTCCGGCGCAAGCGCTTCTTCACGGGCACCACGGTGCGCACCGGTGACGGCGAGCGGCTGAACGACATCGTCTGGCTGCTGCCCGACGCGACGCCGATGGAGTCCGAGCACTGGCAGGAGGCGGAGTCGGACAAGACCCTCGGCATGTACCTGAACGGCGAGGGCATCGCGGGTCTCGGCGACCGCGGCGAGCGCGTCATCGACAATCACTTCCTCATCTACTGCAATGCGTCGGAGGAAGAGCGGGAGATCACGATCCCGCCGGCCGAGTACTCGGAGGCGTGGGATGTGCTGATCGACACTGGTGCTGGGGTCACGAGCGACGGTCCGGTGCGGGCAGGCGAGGTCGGCAGGCTCGCGCCCCGATCCATCGCCGTGCTGCGCGAGCACCTGCCGGCTGTCGACCAGGATCACTCGGTGGCGGCGTCCGTCGCCGCCGCGAGCGGCAGCTCGGCGCCCGGCCCGGTCACAACGCCGGAGCCCCTGCCTCCCGAGGGGCGACCGCTGCATGCCTCCGCTCCGGTCGCGGATGACGACCAGCCAGTGGAGCCCGGCGTCGACGGCGTCGTTCCCACCAAGTCCGACTCCGACCACTGA
- a CDS encoding amidohydrolase family protein — protein MRLANVRLLDGLYSLGGAPATGDLLADVDIVDGAIERVSPAGSTPSVGEREDLDGATLIPGLWDEHTHMGQWARHRTRPSVLDAATADEAAAIAGTAARAHAAHAGAAGDPLVLVGMRDGLWPAPPTRALLDAATGTVPTLVVSSDVHCSWPNTAMLERLGRNLDGALLREDAAFDALQAVEGMLDTDALDRLVVDALAAAAERGVVGVVDLEFDDAVGAWTRPGRVTPTRVEVGVYQQDLELAAQRGLRTGDPIAGSARMGRLKVITDGSLGTRTAWTAHPYAGATGSEGSGVRNVDDADLDRLLARAGELGLAAAVHAIGDAAVGAAIDAFERAASAGRSSIDDRIEHAQLVSAADIPRLARLGLTASVQPEHALDDRELTESLWADRAGDAFRIRSLLEAGVPVVLGSDAPVTPLDPWRAIATAVTRTRGDEEPWQAAESITIPQAIAASARTRIAAGEPADLVVLGARLPSGDDPHRVAAALRSMPVARTLIGGATVFEASTSS, from the coding sequence ATGCGACTTGCGAATGTCCGCCTGCTCGACGGTCTCTACTCCCTGGGCGGAGCACCTGCCACCGGTGATCTGCTGGCCGATGTCGACATCGTCGACGGGGCGATCGAGCGGGTGAGCCCCGCCGGATCGACGCCGTCGGTGGGCGAGCGGGAAGATCTCGACGGCGCGACGCTCATCCCTGGCCTCTGGGATGAGCACACCCACATGGGGCAGTGGGCGCGCCACCGCACCCGACCGAGCGTGCTCGACGCCGCCACCGCCGACGAGGCCGCCGCGATCGCAGGCACGGCGGCGCGCGCGCACGCTGCGCACGCCGGGGCTGCCGGGGATCCGCTCGTGCTCGTCGGCATGCGCGACGGACTGTGGCCGGCTCCGCCCACGCGAGCGCTGCTCGATGCGGCGACCGGCACGGTGCCCACCCTCGTGGTCTCGAGCGACGTCCACTGCTCGTGGCCGAACACCGCCATGCTCGAGCGCCTCGGTCGCAACCTCGACGGCGCGCTGCTGCGCGAGGATGCGGCCTTCGACGCGCTTCAGGCGGTCGAGGGGATGCTCGACACCGATGCGCTCGACCGACTGGTCGTCGACGCGCTGGCGGCGGCCGCCGAGCGCGGCGTCGTCGGGGTCGTCGATCTCGAGTTCGATGATGCGGTGGGCGCGTGGACGCGTCCGGGACGCGTCACGCCCACGCGCGTCGAGGTCGGGGTCTACCAGCAGGATCTCGAGCTCGCGGCGCAGCGCGGCCTGCGCACCGGAGACCCGATCGCCGGCAGTGCCCGCATGGGCCGGCTGAAGGTCATCACCGACGGCTCGCTCGGCACCCGCACGGCGTGGACGGCGCATCCGTACGCCGGAGCCACCGGCAGCGAGGGCTCCGGCGTGCGGAACGTCGACGACGCCGACCTCGATCGGCTGCTGGCCCGCGCCGGCGAGCTCGGCCTCGCGGCCGCGGTGCACGCGATCGGCGACGCGGCCGTGGGCGCGGCGATCGACGCGTTCGAGCGTGCCGCGAGCGCAGGCCGCAGCAGCATCGACGATCGCATCGAGCATGCGCAGCTCGTCTCCGCGGCAGACATCCCCCGCCTCGCGCGGCTCGGCCTCACGGCCTCCGTGCAGCCCGAGCACGCGCTCGACGATCGCGAGCTCACGGAGTCGCTCTGGGCGGATCGCGCGGGTGACGCCTTCCGCATCCGCTCACTGCTGGAGGCCGGGGTGCCGGTGGTCCTGGGCTCCGACGCGCCGGTGACGCCGCTCGACCCGTGGCGCGCGATCGCCACCGCGGTCACGCGCACGCGCGGCGACGAGGAGCCGTGGCAGGCGGCCGAGTCCATCACGATCCCGCAGGCGATCGCCGCCTCGGCTCGCACGCGCATCGCCGCGGGAGAGCCGGCCGACCTCGTCGTGCTCGGTGCGCGGCTGCCGAGCGGCGACGATCCGCACCGGGTCGCGGCGGCGCTGCGCTCGATGCCCGTCGCGCGCACCCTGATCGGCGGCGCGACCGTCTTCGAGGCCTCCACGTCGAGCTAG
- a CDS encoding Ltp family lipoprotein → MSNTTPNPVGVPNPASRAPSEQFSTQQVPTNSHFSGQMGADQPPPPPQYQPHPMPPQQGPKKPVYKRVWFWIALIIALALFGSAANALGGNESAAPVAPTRAAIAPEEPAEDEAAAEAAAEAAAAEAEAAEAAAAEEAAEAATAEAEAAAAEAEAAEAEAAAAEAAAAPDYSLAQQNAISSAENYLRFMGFSRSGLIEQLAFEGYAEADATVAVDSLDVDWNEQAAVSAQNYLDTMAFSRQGLIDQLVFEGFSTEQAAYGATAVGY, encoded by the coding sequence ATGTCGAACACCACGCCAAATCCGGTTGGGGTGCCCAATCCGGCATCGCGGGCACCTTCCGAGCAGTTCTCGACCCAACAGGTACCGACGAACTCGCATTTCAGTGGACAAATGGGTGCCGACCAGCCACCGCCACCACCGCAGTACCAGCCCCACCCCATGCCGCCCCAGCAAGGCCCGAAGAAGCCGGTCTATAAGCGGGTCTGGTTCTGGATCGCCCTGATCATCGCCCTTGCGCTCTTCGGCAGTGCCGCAAACGCGTTGGGCGGAAACGAGTCCGCAGCCCCCGTTGCACCGACTCGCGCGGCCATAGCGCCCGAGGAACCTGCCGAAGATGAAGCGGCCGCTGAGGCGGCGGCGGAAGCCGCTGCAGCAGAAGCTGAGGCCGCAGAAGCTGCAGCGGCAGAGGAAGCCGCAGAGGCGGCAACTGCGGAGGCAGAGGCGGCAGCGGCGGAGGCTGAGGCGGCGGAGGCGGAAGCGGCAGCTGCAGAGGCTGCAGCCGCGCCCGATTACTCACTGGCCCAGCAGAATGCGATCAGCAGCGCTGAAAACTACCTCCGCTTCATGGGATTCTCTCGCAGCGGCCTAATCGAGCAACTGGCGTTCGAGGGCTACGCAGAAGCGGACGCGACGGTTGCCGTCGACTCGCTCGACGTGGATTGGAACGAGCAGGCGGCTGTCTCAGCGCAAAACTATCTCGACACGATGGCGTTCTCCAGGCAAGGACTCATCGACCAGCTCGTCTTCGAAGGGTTCTCCACTGAGCAGGCTGCGTACGGCGCAACGGCCGTCGGATACTGA